A single window of Larus michahellis chromosome 17, bLarMic1.1, whole genome shotgun sequence DNA harbors:
- the APLP2 gene encoding amyloid beta precursor like protein 2 isoform X2 — translation MGSALRFPLLLLLGLAGPAATLAGYIEALAANAGTGFAVAEPQIAMFCGKLNMHVNIQTGKWEPDTSGTKSCLGKKEEILQYCQEMYPDLQITNVVEANQPVSIDSWCKRGKKQCKDHTHIVVPYKCLVGEFVSDVLLVPEKCRFFHKERMDVCESHQHWHTVAKEACMTEGMILHSYGMLLPCGVDQFHGTEYVCCPQTKVVDEALSKEEEDEDEDEDYDLYKSEFPTEAGVEDFTGTAVEEDEDEEDEGEEEEDVVEDHDYYYDSYKVDDYNEETPTEPSNDKAVSEKEVSSDMKSVCSQEAMTGPCRAVVPRWYFDPNKRKCIRFIYGGCGGNRNNFESEEYCMAVCKKMMPTDDVDVYFETPADDNEHARFQKAKEQLEVRHHNRMDRVKKEWEEAEHQAVNLPKAERQTLIQHFQAMVKSLEKEAASEKQQLVETHLARVEAMLNDRRRIALENYLAALQADPPRPHRILQALKRYVRAENKDRLHTIRHYQHVLAVDPEKAAQMKSQVMTHLHVIEERMNQSLSLLYKVPYVAEEIQDEIDELLQEQRADMDQFTSSISESQVDVRVSSEESEEIPLEGKPFRPFQVKTFPALSESEDPQPDLYHPMKKGSGMTELDGLIGAEEKVINSKNKVDENVIDETLDVKEMIFNAERVGGLVDEPDNDNSLRDDFSFSSSALIGLLVIAVAIATVIVISLVMLRKRQYGTISHGIVEVDPMLTPEERHLSKMQNHGYENPTYKYLEQMQI, via the exons GCACTCGCAGCCAATGCTGGGACCGGGTTTGCAGTGGCAGAGCCTCAAATTGCCATGTTCTGTGGGAAGCTAAATATGCATGTGAATATCCAGACTGGAAAATGGGAACCTGACACTTCTGGGACCAAGAGCTGccttggaaaaaaggaagagattctGCAGTACTGCCAGGAG ATGTATCCAGACCTTCAGATTACGAACGTTGTGGAAGCCAATCAACCTGTCAGCATCGACAGCTGGTGCAAGAGAGGGAAGAAACAGTGCAAGGACCACACTCATATTGTCGTGCCCTACAAGTGCCTGG tgggTGAGTTTGTCAGCGATGTCCTGCTGGTTCCGGAGAAGTGCCGGTTCTTCCACAAGGAGCGGATGGATGTGTGTGAAAGCCATCAGCACTGGCACACTGTGGCAAAAGAG GCCTGCATGACAGAAGGGATGATCCTGCACAGTTatgggatgctgctgccctgtggAGTAGACCAGTTCCATGGAACAGAATACGTGTGTTGTCCTCAGACAAAGGTTGTGGATGAGGCTCTGTccaaagaggaagaggatgaagatgaggatgaagaCTATGACCTTTATAAAAG TGAGTTCCCTACAGAGGCAGGTGTAGAAGACTTCACAGGAACAGCAgtggaggaagatgaggatgaggaagacgaaggtgaagaggaggaggatgtggtAGAAGATCACGATTACTATTATGATAGCTACAAAGTTGACGATTACAACGAAGAGACCCCCACAGAGCCTAGCAACGACAAGGCTGTTTCCGAAAAAGAAGTCAGCAGCGATATGAAAT CTGTCTGCTCCCAGGAGGCGATGACAGGGCCCTGCCGGGCTGTGGTGCCTCGTTGGTACTTCGACCCTAACAAGAGAAAATGCATTCGCTTTATATATGGAGGCTGCGGAGGCAACAGGAACAATTTTGAGTCAGAGGAGTATTGTATGGCTGTGTGTAAAAAGATGA TGCCAACTGATGATGTGGATGTCTACTTTGAAACCCCAGCTGATGACAACGAACATGCCCGCTTCCAGAAGGCGAAGGAGCAGCTGGAGGTCAGGCACCACAACCGCATGGACCGG GTGAAAAAGGAATGGGAGGAAGCAGAACACCAAGCTGTAAATCTCCCCAAGGCAGAGAGGCAGACTCTCATTCAG cactTCCAGGCGATGGTTAAATCTCTGGAGAAAGAGGCAGCaagtgagaagcagcagcttgtgGAAACACACCTGGCTCGCGTGGAAGCTATGTTGAATGATCGCCGTCGGATTGCTCTGGAGAACTACCTGGCTGCCCTGCAGGCTGACCCGCCGCGG ccccaccgCATCCTGCAAGCTCTGAAGCGCTATGTTCGTGCTGAGAACAAGGACCGTCTGCACACCATCCGTCATTACCAGCACGTCCTGGCAGTTGACCCAGAAAAGGCTGCACAGATGAAATCTCAG GTGATGACACATCTCCATGTGATTGAGGAGCGGATGAATCAAAGCTTGTCTCTGCTCTATAAGGTGCCATATGTGGCTGAAGAAATCCAGGATGAGATTG atgagctgcttcAGGAGCAACGTGCAGACATGGATCAGTTCACATCCTCCATTTCTGAATCCCAGGTGGATGTCAGAGTGAGCTCCGAGGAGAGCGAAGAAATTCCCCTGGAGGGCAAACCTTTCCGTCCGTTCCAGGTGAAAACCTTCCCAGCCTTGTCTGAAAGCGAAG ATCCTCAGCCGGATTTGTACCATCCAATGAAAAAAG GTTCGGGCATGACTGAGTTGGATGGGCTGATCGGCGCTGAAGAAAAAGTGATTAACAGCAAGAACAAAGTGGATGAAAAT GTAATTGATGAAACCCTTGATGTGAAGGAGATGATTTTCAATGCGGAGCGTGTCGGTGGGCTGGTGGACGAGCCG gATAACGACAACTCCCTTCGCGACGACTTCAGTTTCAGCAGCAGCGCCCTTATTGGTCTGTTGGTGATTGCTGTTGCCATAGCTACCGTTATAGTCATCAGCTTGGTGATGCTGAGGAAGAGGCAGTATGGGACCATCAGCCATGGAATTGTGGAG GTTGACCCGATGCTTACCCCAGAAGAGCGGCATCTGAGCAAGATGCAAAACCATGGCTACGAGAACCCCACTTACAAATACCTGGAGCAGATGCAGATATAA
- the APLP2 gene encoding amyloid beta precursor like protein 2 isoform X1, translating to MGSALRFPLLLLLGLAGPAATLAGYIEALAANAGTGFAVAEPQIAMFCGKLNMHVNIQTGKWEPDTSGTKSCLGKKEEILQYCQEMYPDLQITNVVEANQPVSIDSWCKRGKKQCKDHTHIVVPYKCLVGEFVSDVLLVPEKCRFFHKERMDVCESHQHWHTVAKEACMTEGMILHSYGMLLPCGVDQFHGTEYVCCPQTKVVDEALSKEEEDEDEDEDYDLYKSEFPTEAGVEDFTGTAVEEDEDEEDEGEEEEDVVEDHDYYYDSYKVDDYNEETPTEPSNDKAVSEKEVSSDMKSVCSQEAMTGPCRAVVPRWYFDPNKRKCIRFIYGGCGGNRNNFESEEYCMAVCKKMMPTDDVDVYFETPADDNEHARFQKAKEQLEVRHHNRMDRVKKEWEEAEHQAVNLPKAERQTLIQHFQAMVKSLEKEAASEKQQLVETHLARVEAMLNDRRRIALENYLAALQADPPRPHRILQALKRYVRAENKDRLHTIRHYQHVLAVDPEKAAQMKSQVMTHLHVIEERMNQSLSLLYKVPYVAEEIQDEIDELLQEQRADMDQFTSSISESQVDVRVSSEESEEIPLEGKPFRPFQVKTFPALSESEDPQPDLYHPMKKGSGMTELDGLIGAEEKVINSKNKVDENVVIDETLDVKEMIFNAERVGGLVDEPDNDNSLRDDFSFSSSALIGLLVIAVAIATVIVISLVMLRKRQYGTISHGIVEVDPMLTPEERHLSKMQNHGYENPTYKYLEQMQI from the exons GCACTCGCAGCCAATGCTGGGACCGGGTTTGCAGTGGCAGAGCCTCAAATTGCCATGTTCTGTGGGAAGCTAAATATGCATGTGAATATCCAGACTGGAAAATGGGAACCTGACACTTCTGGGACCAAGAGCTGccttggaaaaaaggaagagattctGCAGTACTGCCAGGAG ATGTATCCAGACCTTCAGATTACGAACGTTGTGGAAGCCAATCAACCTGTCAGCATCGACAGCTGGTGCAAGAGAGGGAAGAAACAGTGCAAGGACCACACTCATATTGTCGTGCCCTACAAGTGCCTGG tgggTGAGTTTGTCAGCGATGTCCTGCTGGTTCCGGAGAAGTGCCGGTTCTTCCACAAGGAGCGGATGGATGTGTGTGAAAGCCATCAGCACTGGCACACTGTGGCAAAAGAG GCCTGCATGACAGAAGGGATGATCCTGCACAGTTatgggatgctgctgccctgtggAGTAGACCAGTTCCATGGAACAGAATACGTGTGTTGTCCTCAGACAAAGGTTGTGGATGAGGCTCTGTccaaagaggaagaggatgaagatgaggatgaagaCTATGACCTTTATAAAAG TGAGTTCCCTACAGAGGCAGGTGTAGAAGACTTCACAGGAACAGCAgtggaggaagatgaggatgaggaagacgaaggtgaagaggaggaggatgtggtAGAAGATCACGATTACTATTATGATAGCTACAAAGTTGACGATTACAACGAAGAGACCCCCACAGAGCCTAGCAACGACAAGGCTGTTTCCGAAAAAGAAGTCAGCAGCGATATGAAAT CTGTCTGCTCCCAGGAGGCGATGACAGGGCCCTGCCGGGCTGTGGTGCCTCGTTGGTACTTCGACCCTAACAAGAGAAAATGCATTCGCTTTATATATGGAGGCTGCGGAGGCAACAGGAACAATTTTGAGTCAGAGGAGTATTGTATGGCTGTGTGTAAAAAGATGA TGCCAACTGATGATGTGGATGTCTACTTTGAAACCCCAGCTGATGACAACGAACATGCCCGCTTCCAGAAGGCGAAGGAGCAGCTGGAGGTCAGGCACCACAACCGCATGGACCGG GTGAAAAAGGAATGGGAGGAAGCAGAACACCAAGCTGTAAATCTCCCCAAGGCAGAGAGGCAGACTCTCATTCAG cactTCCAGGCGATGGTTAAATCTCTGGAGAAAGAGGCAGCaagtgagaagcagcagcttgtgGAAACACACCTGGCTCGCGTGGAAGCTATGTTGAATGATCGCCGTCGGATTGCTCTGGAGAACTACCTGGCTGCCCTGCAGGCTGACCCGCCGCGG ccccaccgCATCCTGCAAGCTCTGAAGCGCTATGTTCGTGCTGAGAACAAGGACCGTCTGCACACCATCCGTCATTACCAGCACGTCCTGGCAGTTGACCCAGAAAAGGCTGCACAGATGAAATCTCAG GTGATGACACATCTCCATGTGATTGAGGAGCGGATGAATCAAAGCTTGTCTCTGCTCTATAAGGTGCCATATGTGGCTGAAGAAATCCAGGATGAGATTG atgagctgcttcAGGAGCAACGTGCAGACATGGATCAGTTCACATCCTCCATTTCTGAATCCCAGGTGGATGTCAGAGTGAGCTCCGAGGAGAGCGAAGAAATTCCCCTGGAGGGCAAACCTTTCCGTCCGTTCCAGGTGAAAACCTTCCCAGCCTTGTCTGAAAGCGAAG ATCCTCAGCCGGATTTGTACCATCCAATGAAAAAAG GTTCGGGCATGACTGAGTTGGATGGGCTGATCGGCGCTGAAGAAAAAGTGATTAACAGCAAGAACAAAGTGGATGAAAATGTG GTAATTGATGAAACCCTTGATGTGAAGGAGATGATTTTCAATGCGGAGCGTGTCGGTGGGCTGGTGGACGAGCCG gATAACGACAACTCCCTTCGCGACGACTTCAGTTTCAGCAGCAGCGCCCTTATTGGTCTGTTGGTGATTGCTGTTGCCATAGCTACCGTTATAGTCATCAGCTTGGTGATGCTGAGGAAGAGGCAGTATGGGACCATCAGCCATGGAATTGTGGAG GTTGACCCGATGCTTACCCCAGAAGAGCGGCATCTGAGCAAGATGCAAAACCATGGCTACGAGAACCCCACTTACAAATACCTGGAGCAGATGCAGATATAA